In one window of Arachis ipaensis cultivar K30076 chromosome B06, Araip1.1, whole genome shotgun sequence DNA:
- the LOC110263177 gene encoding protein FANTASTIC FOUR 4-like isoform X2: MFSSNLMTLEPISPTFLFFFYLSLLLLLPITMINTFLKNKNIRLKLQQHHHQSPRLDLLTLPKHDEQPKKPPNVVESAMLMNHHHYSSPSTAIGFDDDGMTSCTESLGFESSNERCFICDHQQEQEWIHDENHDADVSDWRRNNMDRKESRRGRNSKVSRSFPPPLTSLNRNGQPSFFLRPVRKDGRLELTQVRIQRQEILHACRQDGRLILHLIPDRTLFEEEQEQAAYDAAYNDEDEDEDEYKYEHEQEVIIANGKDDQRSRYGNELRRCHEMVNMNVNMNMNHHHDHRHQHLQLCGISIV; the protein is encoded by the exons ATGTTCTCATCTAATCTCATGACACTGGAGCCAATTTCTCCcacatttttgttctttttctatttgtctcttcttcttcttttacctATTACCATGATCAATACTTTTCTCAAAAACAAGAACATTCGCTTGAAACTTCAACAGCATCACCATCAATCACCAAGATTAGATCTCCTCACTCTCCCCAAACATGATGAACAACCCAAGAAGCCTCCCAATGTTGTGGAATCAGCCATGTTGATGAACCATCATCATTATTCTTCTCCATCCACCGCCATTGGATTTGATGACGATGGGATGACGTCATGCACAGAAAGTCTTGGATTCGAGAGTTCAAACGAGAGGTGCTTCATCTGTGATCATCAACAAGAACAAGAATGGATCCATGACGAGAATCATGATGCTGATGTTTCTGATTGGAGGAGGAATAATATGGACCGGAAAGAGAGCCGACGGGGGAGGAATTCAAAGGTGAGTAGGTCGTTTCCACCGCCTTTGACATCACTGAACCGCAACGGACAGCCGAGTTTCTTTCTCCGTCCCGTGAGGAAGGACGGCAGGTTAGAACTCACACAAGTTAGAATTCAACGGCAGGAGATCCTTCACGCATGCCGGCAGGATGGACGGTTGATATTACACCTCATCCCTGACCGTACTCTCTttgaagaagaacaagaacaagccGCATATGATGCTGCTTAtaac gacgaagacgaaGATGAAGACGAATATAAATATGAACATGAACAAGAAGTAATAATTGCAAATGGAAAAGATGATCAACGGAGTAGATATGGAAATGAGTTGAGGAGGTGTCACGAGATGGTGAATATGAACGTGAACATGAATATGAATCACCATCATGATCACCGACATCAACATCTGCAACTGTGTGGAATAAGCATTGTGTGA
- the LOC110263177 gene encoding protein FANTASTIC FOUR 1-like isoform X1 → MFSSNLMTLEPISPTFLFFFYLSLLLLLPITMINTFLKNKNIRLKLQQHHHQSPRLDLLTLPKHDEQPKKPPNVVESAMLMNHHHYSSPSTAIGFDDDGMTSCTESLGFESSNERCFICDHQQEQEWIHDENHDADVSDWRRNNMDRKESRRGRNSKVSRSFPPPLTSLNRNGQPSFFLRPVRKDGRLELTQVRIQRQEILHACRQDGRLILHLIPDRTLFEEEQEQAAYDAAYNQEEEEEEEEEEEEKEEDEDEDEDEYKYEHEQEVIIANGKDDQRSRYGNELRRCHEMVNMNVNMNMNHHHDHRHQHLQLCGISIV, encoded by the coding sequence ATGTTCTCATCTAATCTCATGACACTGGAGCCAATTTCTCCcacatttttgttctttttctatttgtctcttcttcttcttttacctATTACCATGATCAATACTTTTCTCAAAAACAAGAACATTCGCTTGAAACTTCAACAGCATCACCATCAATCACCAAGATTAGATCTCCTCACTCTCCCCAAACATGATGAACAACCCAAGAAGCCTCCCAATGTTGTGGAATCAGCCATGTTGATGAACCATCATCATTATTCTTCTCCATCCACCGCCATTGGATTTGATGACGATGGGATGACGTCATGCACAGAAAGTCTTGGATTCGAGAGTTCAAACGAGAGGTGCTTCATCTGTGATCATCAACAAGAACAAGAATGGATCCATGACGAGAATCATGATGCTGATGTTTCTGATTGGAGGAGGAATAATATGGACCGGAAAGAGAGCCGACGGGGGAGGAATTCAAAGGTGAGTAGGTCGTTTCCACCGCCTTTGACATCACTGAACCGCAACGGACAGCCGAGTTTCTTTCTCCGTCCCGTGAGGAAGGACGGCAGGTTAGAACTCACACAAGTTAGAATTCAACGGCAGGAGATCCTTCACGCATGCCGGCAGGATGGACGGTTGATATTACACCTCATCCCTGACCGTACTCTCTttgaagaagaacaagaacaagccGCATATGATGCTGCTTAtaaccaagaagaagaagaagaagaagaagaagaagaagaagaaaaagaagaagacgaagacgaaGATGAAGACGAATATAAATATGAACATGAACAAGAAGTAATAATTGCAAATGGAAAAGATGATCAACGGAGTAGATATGGAAATGAGTTGAGGAGGTGTCACGAGATGGTGAATATGAACGTGAACATGAATATGAATCACCATCATGATCACCGACATCAACATCTGCAACTGTGTGGAATAAGCATTGTGTGA
- the LOC110263702 gene encoding uncharacterized protein LOC110263702, translated as MADKENPQLSQDDLLAQIAELQAEVRRIAELSTQNNGENSKGSAQSATDPLNIVPPKEKLTLDNPFSEEITNYQMPKNFTLPTALEPYKGFGDPRAHVKKFQSMMFFNGPNNEPVLCRAFPTYLDGAALLWFSKLSAGSISSFEDLARSFIDYFAASRIYVHGSDFLGTIKQGQHESLKDYMTRFADATMEIQDLDPAVHLHALKAGLRPGKFRETIAITKPKTLEEFRERAAGQMEIEELREAQKSDKQPHRRDEERTFRSPGNRDTKKPPKPASKYNTYTRFNTRRENIIREILNAKIIKPPARAGNYQDQRFVDKTKHCAFHRKFGHTTDDCIVAKDLLERLARQGLLDKYIEIRKGRGGNSDRVEHKQAVADDKKERTTPDPPRGVINHISGGFASGGETSSARKRSYRAMLAIEGTIQPKKDKEPDVTISFSQADFKSANPNLDDPVVISIQIGELLVRKTLLDPGSSVDVLFYSTFTKMKLSEKLIQPSSRELIGFSGERVPIMGHIWLKTTMGEIPISKSIDIQYLIVNCYSPYNIILGRPALNIFRAVVSTLHLCVKFPVQENKIATVYADHQEARQCYNAGLKPV; from the coding sequence ATGGCTGACAAGGAAAATCCACAACTCTCACAGGACGACCTCCTGGCTCAAATCGCTGAGCTTCAGGCGGAGGTACGGAGGATAGCCGAGCTCTCAACGCAAAACAATGGAGAGAACTCCAAAGGCTCGGCTCAAAGTGCGACGGACCCTTTAAACATCGTCCCGCCAAAGGAAAAGCTCACCCTTGACAACCCTTTCTCCGAGGAGATCACGAATTACCAGATGCCAAAAAACTTTACGCTGCCCACCGCGCTGGAGCCGTACAAGGGGTTCGGCGACCCCCGAGCCCATGTGAAGAAGTTCCAATCGATGATGTTCTTCAACGGCCCGAACAATGAGCCCGTCCTCTGTCGAGCATTTCCCACTTACCTAGATGGTGCTGCGTTACTCTGGTTTTCTAAACTTTCTGCAGGTTCGATCTCCTCCTTTGAAGACCTCGCCAGATCATTCATTGATTACTTCGCTGCATCAAGAATCTATGTACATGGCTCGGACTTTCTCGGCACCATCAAACAAGGTCAGCACGAGAGTCTGAAAGACTACATGACCAGATTCGCTGACGCCACTATGGAGATCCAAGACTTAGACCCGGCCGTTCACCTGCACGCTCTCAAGGCCGGCCTCAGGCCTGGCAAATTTCGGGAGACCATTGCCATAACAAAACCAAAGACGCTAGAGGAATTCCGAGAAAGGGCGGCTGGGCAAATGGAGATTGAAGAACTCCGAGAAGCCCAAAAATCAGACAAACAGCCACATCGGAGAGATGAGGAAAGGACTTTCAGATCGCCAGGCAACAGAGACACCAAGAAACCTCCTAAGCCCGCGTCAAAATACAACACATACACCAGATTCAACACCAGAAGAGAGAACATCATCAGAGAAATCCTCAACGCCAAAATCATAAAGCCACCAGCCCGAGCAGGGAACTACCAGGATCAACGATTCGTGGACAAGACAAAGCATTGTGCCTTCCACCGGAAGTTCGGTCATACTACAGATGACTGCATCGTTGCAAAGGACCTCCTGGAAAGACTAGCGCGCCAAGGGCTCCTGGACAAATACATCGAGATCCGGAAGGGCAGAGGAGGAAACTCGGACAGGGTAGAACATAAGCAAGCGGTTGCCGACGACAAAAAAGAAAGGACGACTCCTGATCCACCAAGAGGAGTCATCAACCACATATCAGGGGGATTCGCAAGCGGAGGAGAAACAAGCTCGGCTAGGAAACGAAGCTATAGAGCGATGCTGGCAATCGAAGGAACTATACAACCAAAGAAGGACAAAGAACCAGATGTCACAATATCCTTCAGCCAAGCAGACTTCAAATCGGCAAACCCTAACCTCGACGATCCCGTGGTAATTTCAATCCAGATCGGAGAACTGTTGGTAAGAAAAACATTGTTAGATCCAGGTAGTAGTGTTGATGTTTTATTTTACTCTACTTTTACCAAGATGAAATTATCAGAAAAATTGATACAACCCTCCTCCAGAGAGCTAATTGGGTTCTCTGGAGAGAGAGTCCCTATCATGGGACACATATGGCTAAAGACCACAATGGGAGAAATCCCTATATCAAAGTCGATTGATATTCAATACCTAATAGTAAACTGTTACAGCCCTTACAATATTATACTTGGGAGACCCGCCCTGAATATATTCAGGGCAGTGGTTTCCACATTACATCTGTGTGTCAAGTTTCCAGTGCAGGAAAACAAGATCGCTACGGTGTATGCCGACCATCAAGAAGCTCGGCAATGCTATAACGCTGGTCTAAAACCAGTATAA